The genomic DNA TCGCTTATTTCCTCCGGGAATTTCCTGCACCTTGCCCAAGGGTAGACAGGCCTCCGTCGGCCACAGCTCCGCAAGCTTCGCCAGCAGCCAAAAACAACGGGGGAGAGGGGAAGCTGGCCGGTCACCATTGGCCACCCCACCCACCACCAGCAAAGGACCAAGGACAATGACCGAAAACCGCACCATCGCCAACGGCCCGGCCCAAGCCGTGGTCTTCCTCGAAACCCTCGCCGCAATCGTTGAGAAGTCCCCCGTGGCCTACAGCGCCAGCGCAGCCGAAGACCTCGCCGCACACATCCGCGGCATGGCCGAAGCCGTCAACGCCGAGGCCCACGTGAACCCAGCCGTACTGGACACCACCCGGCAATACGCGGCGCTGGACTGGCACAACGAAGCCATAGCCGTCCTGTTCGCCGCAGAACACCGCCCGACCTTCCACTAACACCAGCCGATGGACCATTCGCCTTTCGTAGGAGGACGGTCCCCCGGAAATCAGGAGACGAGACCATGGCTGAAAGCCTAGAAGTACAACAAACCGCCGAAGAGATCGAATGGTTTCCCGCGCGGGAACTGGTGGACGCCATGAAAAACGAAGGTCTGGACCTTCAGGTCGGACAGACCGGCGGCGGTACAGCCACCTTTTTCCTTCAGGAGGAAGGCAGCCACACCTTCCTAATCGGCCCCGGATCCTTCAACTGGAATGACCCCTTGGAATCCCAGTTCACCACGGCAGAGCTCTACTACGGACCGGATCACTACGACGACGCTGGCGAACCGATGGAGTTCGCCGACGATGAAGAGAAGACCATCACGCCGGGAACTCCGATGACGGATATCGCCGAAGAAATCGCCACCAACTTCCGTCGATTCAACACCCGAGATTCAGCCAGCGCCGCATAAGCCGGGTGGGCCGTTCGCCTGTGTGGGCGGGCGGTCCGCCGCCCAGGACGAACCACAGCAACCTCACCAGCGGCGGACCGCCGTTCAACGCCACCAAGCGCACGGCCGCCAAAAGGCGCGCCCAACCTACCTCCAGAAAGTCTCTGACATGGGACCCCATCTGAAATCGCAGCACCCGTCCTGTTGCCGACATGCGTTCCGGAGCGTGCTGGCTGAATAGTCATTCACATCAAGGGAAGGAATGTTTTGTGGCCATCGCGACCAGTCTGAGCATCAAGTACAAGTGCGGGCATACCCAGTCCACCGACCTGTCCAAAGTCCCGGCCGGCAGACGGAAGGCCCATGCCTACGGTTTGGGCAAGAACCGAGTTTGCGGGCGCTGCTTCGCTGCCGGAAACGCTGAGGGCCGGGAAGCATTTCTAGCCGAACGCAACGCCCAGACCCTGGCCGAAGCGGAATCGTTCGAAACCGACCACGACCTGCCTCCGCTCGAGGGAAGCGAGAAGCAAATTTCCTGGGCCACTCGAACCAGGTATGAGATGCTTTCCACCGCATTGGAGGAACTTACCGGTAACGGGGCTATGTCCGAGGAGGACTTCGTGACCCGGATCGTTGAACCTGCCCGGAAAATCCTGAAACCGAGTTGGTGGATCGACAACAAGGACGCCGAACCAGCCGACATCGAAGAACTTGTCACCACCGCCGTGGACGAGGACGAGCTGGTCGAAACCGAAAACCCCTACTAACCGCACGCGTCCCCATTCGAGGGCCTGACCCAAGCAGCTGCTTTCGGGACAGGCCCTCTTTCGTTTGTCTCAGCCGCCGCCACGGAAGTGGCCAACCACACGGCAGGTGTCCCAAATGGGACACCTGCAGCTAGCCGCTACCGGTAGGAAACCCTTCCTCGTCGTGCCTGGGATACCGGTGACATACGCGTGCGGGTGCTGGGGCGGATACCTCTGGTACGAGTCCGTCCAGGGAAGGGAAGGCAAGTGCCTGAGCACACCGTTCAGGCCCTCATCATGAGGGTCACGCCGCAGGCCAATATCACTGATGGGACCGGGACCACGGTCCCGGCCAAGAGCGCTGCCCAGGCATTGAAGGTCCTGGCCCGGACCGCCCGCCTGCAGGGCGGTACCATCACCGTCAAACAGCGCGGCTACGATCCTGCCGATCCGGCAGCCGGCACTGTCGTTGCAATCGGCACGGAAGGTCGGGTTACAGAGCACGAAGAGCTTGGTACCGGTCCGTGCTGGGACGTCAGTTACCACTCGTGGGTGATTGACGTTGAGCTCGAAGGCAGCTACAGCGTCCCTGGCCTCCCCACTGCCCTGGGTGACGCGCGAATGCTCGCCACCAAACACGGCCGACCGGTCATCGTGCATGTCGAGGACATCAAACCCAGTACCAGCGCGGACGCTCATATCCGCATCGAACCCGAAGACCCCGCCACCCTTGAATCCATCACGACGCATCAGGCCCCGGACTCGGTGGAAACAGAGACGGAGGCAACCCGCACTGACACATCCGACCGGGACGTTTCGGAACCAGATCACGCGGCGGAAGCTCCTGCCAGTGAGGATTCGGTAGAGGACCAGGGCTTCAGGCCGGGGCCATCTCCTGAACCGGAAACCGCCGTTGTGCCCGGGGAATCACTAGTCGATGGCGGCGCTGTTCAGGTCGACGTCATTCCCGTTAAACAATCGGCCCAGCCGACCAGGCAGATCACGCGGCGGAGCCGCCAGTTGTTGGTGGTCCTGGTGGCTTCGGTGCTGCTCGCCGGAGGAACTACCGCGGCAGTGACCACGGTCCTGGACTCCGCAGCGCCGAAGGATGCGGCGTCGGCCGCCGCGCCCGCACCCGCGCTGTGGCAAACAGCTGCGGTCCCTGGGGAAACGACTCTTGCAGCCCATGGAGTGCTGGTTAACACAGCACCCGGGAAAATCGAGGTTTTCTCCCTGACCGACGGCAAGAGCCTGGGTGGTGGTGTTCTGCCTGAGGGCCGGGCGCGAGTCATCTCCGGTGCCGGTGCGGTGTTCGCCGTGGTCACCAGCCCTGACGGCACAAACACCGGCTACGTCGCAAGCACCGAAGGGGTGAAGGATTTCAAAGCCGTCAAAGGCACCTTGGTAACCCGCGGGAGTGAGCCGTTCCTCCTCACCGGGTCCGGCAAGGATCAAGCCGCGCTGGTTTGGGGCAGCACCGGCTGGAAGCCGGTAGCAGCCCCGGAGGCGGGCATGGCACCGGTAGCGGCTTCAAGGGCAGGGGTCCTGTGGTTGGGCACCAACGGCAGGCTGGTCAGCGGAGGCAAATCCCCCTCGCTGCAAAAGCCCGAGTCAGCCACGAAGATCAGCGCCTGGGTCACTGCCGATGAGACTTCCGTCGCCGTGGTTTGGGACACGCCCCAGGGCAAGGTTCTGGCCGTTCACGCCGTCGCGGACGGGAAGATCACCGGTCAGGTGCCGGTCCCGGACGGTGAAGTCCGAAAAGACGGCGAGGTCCTGCATGCAGGAACCCAGGCGTTCACCGTTGTTTCCGGTGTTCCTGTCGCGGCCGCCTGCGCAAATCCCGTCCCGGCCGGTGGCCGGCTGTGGTGCAGCACCGATAAGACGTGGGCGGCCGGGAACGACCGCCCGCTGGCACCGGGACATACCCCTGTGCCGTCTCCGGAAGATGTGGTCATCACGGCCACGGACACGGGCTTCACCGCCTACCCCGAAGACACAAACAACAACTAAGGAGAAAGACCCTATGGCACGTCATCGCGCCACCCCACCACCATCAGCCTTCAAACGCAAAGCAGGCCTGTCCCTGGCCGTCCTGGCAGGTGCACCGTTGCTGGCCTTGGGGCCGGTGTCTGCTGCAACTGCAGCGGACACCACCAGCCCGCCGGCAGTGGTTCAAGAGCAGACCACCGTCGCAGCAACCGCACCGGTGACCGTAGCAGACGTCTCGGCCAAGGCACTGGCAGAAACGGCCCCCGCACGCACGCCACTCGAAGACGCGCCGGTAAAACCAGCACTCATCGACCCGGCCCCCGTCCCCGAGGAACCAGTTCCAGTGGATCCCGCACCTGTGCCTGTGGATCCGATACCGGTTGATCCAGTTCCGACTCCCGTGGATCCGACGCCTGTTGATCCGATTCCGACTCCGGTGCCAGTGGATCCCACACCCGTCCCAGTGGATCCCACACCCGTCCCAGTTGTCCCTGAACCAGTCCAGCCAGCGCCGGTACAGCAAGCGCCGGTACAGCAAGCGCCGGTACAGCAAGCGCCGGTACAGCAAGCGCCGGTACAGCAAGCGCCGGTAGCGGCCGCACCCGTAACAGGGGTTGCCCCTGTCAACACTGTTCAGCCGCAGCTTGCCGCCGGGCAAGCCAGAGGTACAGCGGTAGGTGCTGTTCCTGGTTCCCGCGCAGCAGTGGCCCAAACAGTTCCGGTCCAGCAGCTCGCGAACACAGGAGCCTCCGGAACAGACCAAGCCGTAGCCGGTCTGGGTTTGGGTCTGGTTCTTGCGGGCTCGGCAGCTGTAGCCCTTGGTCGCCGCAGCCATGGACGTAAGGCAGCACGGGCCTAACCACGGCACCGGGACTATTCCGGAGCTTCGAAGAAGTCAGAACACAACAGCATCAAAAGACGGGGTGCCCGGACGCGATAGTGGCTCACCGTCAAGAATCCTGAGAGCGGGTCCCGGACCAATCAGCCCCGGTCCGCTTCGAAAAGGCCGGCACCAGTTCAGATCTGGTGTCGGCCTTTTCGTCTGTGTGGGTAAGCGGCCTGGCCGGCAAGCCGTCCAACAATGCTTTCAAAAGAGACCTGGTACTCGCAGGCTCGCACCAGGTAAACGGGCGTCCGCTTCGCGGCCGGCTGATGGGCGCTGCCGGTCCGTCGCAGAGCTCCTGCCCGTCATCACCTTCTTGTCTACGACGTTTTTGTGGCTGTCCTTCGGATCATATGGTCCTGCTCCGGCTCAAGCTCCTGACCCCTCCGTAAACTCCGGGGCCCTACGGTCCCGGGTTTCTTCGACGGCGCTTCGCTTATTTCCTTTCGAAGAAACCCGACACCTTGCCCTGACGGGAGGAGGCGCCTACGTCAGGCCCATAAAGCACTGCGTGCCAGCAACAAAAACAACAACGGGGAGGAACCAGAGAGCGCTGGCCGGGTCACGCCGCTCTCCCACCCGTGCCAATGAAACAAGGAGAACCATCATGACTGCCATAGCCGAAAACGCCACCGACTCCGCAGAACTCACGGTCGCGCTGCCGCGCCCGAGACTGGAGATGCTGAACCCCGCCATGCTCACTATCGCTACGAACGTCCGCAAGGAACTGGACATGACCCCCGAGTTCCTCGACTCCGTGAAGCAGCACGGGGTGATCGTGCCGATCGTCGCGCAGATCACCGACGAAGGCGAAATCCATGTCCTTTACGGGCAGAGAAGAACCGTCGCCGCCCTCGAGGGCGGACTGGGCGAAGTGCCGGTGTACGTGTCCGAGTCACAGGCTGACGCGGACCGGATCGCCAAACAGGTCGTGGAGAACGACCAGCGCACCGGGTTGAACGAAGCGGACCGGGCCGAGGCGTACCAGCAGCTTGCCTTGCTGGGTGTCTCCGCGACACAGATCGCGAAGCGCACGGGTGCGAAGAAAGCGGCAGTGGAGGACGCCATCAAGGCCAAATCCACGGTCACCGGGGCCAAGGCCCTGCAAGACGGTTACACCGTGGATCAGGCACTGGTGCTTGCAGAGTTTGACGGGGACGAGGAAGCCGTTGCGGAGCTTGAATCGGTCATCGCTGATGAACCCGAGTACCTTGACCACATTGCCCAGAAGCTCCGCGACGACAGGGCATCGCGGGAAGCTTTGGAAGCCCTGAGAACCGAACTCACCGCGCAGGGTAAGACCATCGTGGAGGACGCCGGGTACTACGCCGACAGTGAAGCGATCTACGTCGAGCACCTGAACAAGGCAGACGGGGAACAAGCGACCGAAGAGGACGCCAACGCTGTGGTGATTCAAACCAACTACCTGCGCCAGCACAAAGCATTGCCCGTGGTCACCGGGTGGGAGGAACTGGGCTTCACCCCGCGCCTTGAACGGTACACCGGAGGGACGCAGGCCGTGACCGGTCCCATGACCGAGGACCAGAAAGAAGAACGCCGGACCCTGATCGCGAACAACAAAGCGGCCGTATCGGCCGAGACGGTTCGACGGGCATTCGTGAAGACCTTGCTGTCGCGGAAGGCCGCGCCGAAGGGGTGGCAGTACTTCACCATCCACGCCATCACCCACCACCCCGAAACTGCCAGAACGTATGACGGCGACCTCGCGGCAGAGATGATCGGGGCCAAGGCAGAAGAGTCAAAGGGTTGGGGTTGGAACCCGCTCAAGGATCACGTGGCCGGTACGAAAAACCGTCCCGAGTTCGCGATGATCGCGCTTGTCTGCGCCGGGTACGAGAAGCAGATGCCGAAGGACGCATGGCGGAACCCGGGCCAAGTCCACAAGGACTACCTGAACCAACTCGTCACGTGGGGCTACACAGCATCAGAAACTGAGCAGATCATCATCGACGCCAACTAACCCCGGACAAGGAAAAAGCGCGGACCCTAGATATTCGAACTATCTAGGCTCCGCGCTTCTTTCGTACCCCATCCTACCGTGCACAAGACGTAGCCACCGAACGAGTGGCCGGCAAGTGCACCGTCGATTTATGGTGGCGGTCCGCCGCCCTGCTAGCAGCTTTCGTCGTGGCCAGGTGCGGCGGACCGCCGTTCCCGCTGGCATTGTTTTGCCCGCCCAGGTGCCGCGGATACGGACAAGGTCCTGGTTGGCCGTTGTGGGAGAGGCAGGTGGTGCAAGCAGTCGAGCGCCTAATCCATCAGGACTTGACCGTCGGTATTTTGTCTGCGAAGTTGCCCAGAATGTCCAAGGCCTTACTTCCCAACACCTGTCCCGCGTCGTCCCCGGCCCCAGCACCGCTCCCATCCGAAGACCGTCCGAACGTTCGCTTGAGGAAATCAACCTTCGCTTCTTCAGCAATCGTCGTGGTCTTAATGTCGGAGAGGAAGGGCCCGATGGCGCGCAACTCCAGCTCGGTGCGTTTGTAGTCGCGCGCGGTGGCCTGTGAGTGTTGGCCTCTTCGTATCAGAACCGTCGCCACGCCTCCCAAAGCCAAGGTCAGGGAGATTTTGAGAGCAATCCAGTTCCAATTGAATTCGCCCCGGACATCGAAGGTTGCGATCGCGACATAGATAAGCCAACCAACACCGATGAGCGCAACAACAACTCCAGCCCAGAACGAAACGTTGCCTGACTTGCGTTCCGCATCCGACGACTTCTTGAACTCCTCAGCCAATATATGCCCAGTGGTCTGGCCGGCCGCCACGTCCGTCTGATCCCCAAGACTCCGGATCCTCTTGAGGATCTCCGAGCCTTCCAAAGCGGTTGACTTCAAAGCCTCCACATGGGGTTTCGCCAATTCCCCGAAGTTCTCGCGCTGCGTCTTCAACCAATTCGTGAATTCCGTGTTCCGTTCAGTCTGGGCCGATCTGAAAATCTCATCATGACCAGTCACCGCATCTTCAAGAATCCGCTTATCAGCCCTAATTGTGGTCTCGAGATCCACCAGGGACTGTTGCGCCGCTGAAACCTGCATCTCCAGCCCGCTGACTTGATTCTCCAACGCCGACGCATTCTCCCGCGCGGCAACGCGCTCCTCCTCCAAGAGCGCAAGCAGGCTTTGGTTGACCGATTGGTATGAGGACACCAATGACTCATACTCCTGCTTGGCTTGTCGAGCCAAGGCATTACTGGAGGCCTGCGGCCGATGCCAGCCGCCAGCGGTCTGAAGCCAAGACTCAGCATAGGAAACAGCTGAACTTTCATAACCCCCAGTGGGATTGCCCCGGTAGTTCTCCAGATAGTTCAAAACGTTCTGCCACACATCGTCAGCCATCCTCAGCTGATCGGGAACAAAAAAGCCCGGGTCCATGGTTCGGAACTTCTCAAGCTGAACGGCAATCCACCGCAACCTGGCAAACGCAACCGGTGCAGGATTCTCGAAAGTACCCTCAAACTCATCCAAAACCGCCTGCATCCGCACGGGCTTTTCCCACAGCGGGTGACTCTCAAACTCAGATGCTTCCATAACCCCATCACTCTTACTTCGGTCCAATGGAGTCGAGACTAGCCGAAAGCCCATCGCCGCTTGCCGCTGCCGTTAATTTCGTTGGTGTTTGTGTTTGGCCCCTCGCCCACAGGGGCACGGCAAAAGCTCAAACCCTTCGGGCTTTTCCCGCACCCAGGTGGACGACGGGACCCAGCTGACCGCCTGCACACAGCCGCCAGGTCACCGCGCTGCTTTCGGCTCACCCTGTTCCTGCCGGCGGTTGTGCACAGCCTGGGCGTCGGGGTGGTCGGCACCGAAGGGTGCCGCTGTCCTCACCAAAAGGGATCAAGCCACCACCCAAAGAAACACCGGCAAACAAAGCTGCCGCTTGCCGCTGCCGCTGCCGCTTGCCGCTGCCGCTTGCCGCTGCCGCTTGCCGCTGCCGTTAATTTCGTTGGTGTTTGTGTTTGGCCCCTCGCCCACAGGGGCACGGCAAAAGCTCAAACCCTTCGGGCTTTTCCCGCACCCAGGTGGACGACGGGACCCAGCTGACCGCCTGCACACAGCCGCCAGGTCACCGCGCTGCTTTCGGCTCACCCTGTTCCTGCCGGCGGTTGTGCACAGCCTGGGCGTCGGGGTGGTCGGCACCGAAGGGTGCCGCTGTCCTCACCAAAAGGGATCAAGCCACCATCCAGAGGAATCACGACACAAGGAATCCAGCCGAGCCACAACAGAACAAGCAGAGGAGAGAACAAGGACAACAGGAGAGAGCAGAACGCACCCAAGGCCAAGACAAAAGAGACAGCAACGACAACAAAGGCCAAGACAGCAAAAGCTACAAACAAGGACTCACACCTCTGGCACCAAGGTGCACTGCCCTGACAACTGTCCAAGCATCTGACATGCGTCCCCGATGGCGAAACCGAATAGATGGCATGGACCAAAACGCCCACGCCATCAGAAAATGCGGAAAATGCCATGGAAGCATTCCCGAATCGCGGGACAAGCGAGCTGCCTACTGCAGCTCCACCTGCAGGGATGCCGCTGCCAAACGTCGCAGACGCGGCCAGCCCGTAGCCGATCCGATTTCGGCGGCCGAGGCGTTGGCGTTGATGGCCCGCATGGCCGGGTTGGAGGAGACGCTGCGGCAAACCTCAGCGGCCTTGGTTCGGGCGCGGGCGTCCCGGGACGAGTACAAGGCGCGGGTCCGGAAGCTGCAAGGAGCGGTCGAGGCCACGCGTAAGCACGCTGACTCGGTCGCCGCGGAACAGGCGGCAAAGACAGCCGCGTTGCGTGAAGAAGCTGTCGTGGTCCGGCAGCAACTGGCTAACGCTGTTGCCGTGCAGAAGGAACTGCCTGCGGCAAGGGAAGCGGCAACGGATGCTGAGAACGCGGCCGACTACCTGAGGCGCCTGGCCGAGGGCAACGCCGCCTACGGCCGCTTACGGGCCGAGTGCGAAGAACACAAGAAGTCACTTGAGGTCCACAAAGGCAAGGCGAAAGCGGACGCACTTCTCCAGCACGACTGGGACCGGCTGTGCCGCTGGTTCTACCAATCCTCCAAAGGACGGCCGGTCACCGAAAGCGAACGTCAGATCCTCACCCGGTGGGTCACCTGGCGCAGGGAACAAAACCAACAAAAGCAAGCCCAGCAGGCACGGAAGAAAGCAGGAAAGAAATGACCGTCAGCATCGGACGAATCAACATCGACTACTACCTCGAATCAGCGGCAGCCGGCGACGGCGCCCAGATAGGGACCCGGGACCTGACCGCCTACTACACAGAAACCCAGGCCCCACCGGGCCGGTGGCACGGCCGAGGCCTCGACGGCGTCGGACTCGGAGAGGGGCAGCAGGTCACCAAGTGGGAAGCGAAGAGCATTTACGAGGAGTTCAAACACCCCGAGACAGGGCAGGAACTCGGCGCCCGACCGATCAAGTCCACGAACGCCCCGGAAGGAGCCAAAACCCCGATGGGTGCGGAGGCCAAAACCGGGCGTGAAGCCGTCGCCGGCTTCGACCTGACGTTCAGCCCTCCCAAATCCGTCAGCATCCTCTGGGCCTTGGCGGACCCGAAAGTGCAGGCAGACCTCTACGAAGCCCACCAACAAGCAGTCGCCGAATGCCTGGACTGGCTCGAACGCAACGCCATCCAAGCCCGCGCCGGTCACGCCGGCGTCGCGTGGGTCCCCGTGAAAGGTGCCATCGCGTCCTTGTTTGATCACTGGGACTCCCGTGCCGGGGATCCGCAACTGCACACCCATGCCGTGATCGCCAACCGGGTCCAACGCACCAGTGACGGCAAGTGGGTAACCCTGGACTCCTACACCTTGCACCGTCACATCGTGGCGGTCTCGGAGAAGTACAACAGCATCCTCTTTGACCGGATCCACGAACGCACCGGAGCCGTCGCGGAACTACGTGACGGGATCGCCGGCATGACCGGGGCCAGCCTCGAAGACCTCGAAGAGCCCGGAACCGACCCGCACAATGCCCGGGCAGAACTCGCCGGGATCCCCGATGGGTTGATCACCGAGTTCTCCACCCGTTCCCTGGACATCGAGGCCCGCACCGACGAACTGATCACAGCGTGGGAGGAACAGTACGGACGCAGGCCATCCCCGGCAATGATTCTGAGACTGCGGGGTGAAGCGACCCTGGCCACCAGGAAAGCCAAAAAACCGGCCACGGAGTCCTTGCCGGAGAAAATGATCGGCTGGCGCGAACGGG from Arthrobacter sp. 31Y includes the following:
- a CDS encoding ParB/RepB/Spo0J family partition protein gives rise to the protein MTAIAENATDSAELTVALPRPRLEMLNPAMLTIATNVRKELDMTPEFLDSVKQHGVIVPIVAQITDEGEIHVLYGQRRTVAALEGGLGEVPVYVSESQADADRIAKQVVENDQRTGLNEADRAEAYQQLALLGVSATQIAKRTGAKKAAVEDAIKAKSTVTGAKALQDGYTVDQALVLAEFDGDEEAVAELESVIADEPEYLDHIAQKLRDDRASREALEALRTELTAQGKTIVEDAGYYADSEAIYVEHLNKADGEQATEEDANAVVIQTNYLRQHKALPVVTGWEELGFTPRLERYTGGTQAVTGPMTEDQKEERRTLIANNKAAVSAETVRRAFVKTLLSRKAAPKGWQYFTIHAITHHPETARTYDGDLAAEMIGAKAEESKGWGWNPLKDHVAGTKNRPEFAMIALVCAGYEKQMPKDAWRNPGQVHKDYLNQLVTWGYTASETEQIIIDAN